The Streptococcus respiraculi sequence ATGTCTAATATCCCTTCGGTTGTAAACACACCTTTTTGAGGCTCATGCAAGTTCCAAGGAACGTAGGTTTCAACTGTATTGAAGCCTAAAGCCTTCAAATTATACAAGGAATGATACCAATCATCTGGATGCACTCGAAAATAGTGAATCGCACCAGATAGGATTTTAAAAGACTGATCATTCATATAAAAATCGTCTCGAATCTGAAAAGTATTCACTACACCCTCCTTGTAACCGTTTTCTTATCTTTATCAATATATTAACACAAAGTACTGGTTATGTCCAGTTGTTTTTAAAAAAATTTTCTATTTTCATAAAAATTTAGTATAATAAGTATAATCCGATATAGAAACCAAACTAACAGAAAGGAAAAATATGAAAATCCCAAAATACCAACAGGTACAAAACGATCTGCGGCAGCAAATCATCTCAGGCAAATTTGAAAATGGTGATAAATTTTATACAGAAGCCGAACTGACTAAACTCTACAACGTCAGCTCTATTACTGTTATCCGTGCCGTTAACGAATTAGTCAAGGACGGCTACCTAGTTCGCCAACAAGGAAAGGGAACCTTTGTCTCCCGCTCCCGTAAAGGTAAGCTTGTTGAATTTTCAGATATTGAAATCTTTCCCCTTGAAAAAGACAGTGTAGAAGTTCTCTCATGTGAAAAGGGCAATGACCCACGTATTCTGGAAAAATTAGAACTGGATAAAAACTCCTATTACTACAAAATCATCCGTGTGCGTTCAGCTGGTGAGGCACCCTATCTTTATCATCAATCCTACATTCCAGCTCGCTATATCAAAGATCCTGACGCCCCGCTCAGCCATTTCCAGTCCCTATACCAGCGCTTCAAATTGGACTTCAACCTCCACATGTCAGAAGAATTGTACTCTGAAACCAACGAAGTCGTCTTTCCAAGTCCAGCAAAAGTCGCCAAACATCTCAATATGACTACTCCTGAACCAAGTATTTTGCAAATTCGAACTACCAAACGAACGGGGACAGATGAAATTCTGGAATACATCGAAACCTATAAACATTGGAAGTTCTTCAAATTTGAAATTATTGCTAATAAACATTAAAACGGAACCTTACGGCTCCGTTTTTATGATATCCTTACTCTCCACGCATATGGCTAATCTTGTAGCGAAATTGGTCAGCACGCGCAATACTAAAGGTATATTCGATGATACGATTCTTATCATTATAGGTCTTACGAATCAGGTGCAAAACAGCATCCCCATTCTGAATATTAAGAAGATTTGCTTCATTTTCAAGCGCAATACTAGCATAAAACTCTTCTTCTGCTAAACGAATGACTTGATTATAATCCTCTGCGAAAATTTCATACAAGGGCCTTGTCTGCAACTTCTCTTGAGACAAGGAGTCAAAAATCACCGCTGGTACGTAGGTCCGCTCGAGCATCATGGGAATCCCGTCTGCCAGGCGCAAGCGTTCCAATTCAAAAATCGGCTCCCCAATTGCCACCTGCAAACGCTGAGCCACATAATCTGTCGCCTGAATCCGTTCAAAGGATAAAATCTGAGTTTTCGGAACGCGACCGACCTTGCGCATCTGCTCCGTGAAACTATAGGTCATCGATAAATCAACCGATTGATGACCTAGCTCTGAGACAAACGTTCCCTTACCATGAACTTTATAGACCAAGCCTCTTTTTTCTAATTCTTGCAAGGCCAAACGAACCGTAATGCGACTGACACCATACACTTGAGTCAATTCTCTTTCTGAGAGCAGTTTTTCATTCGCCTCCATACTATCATGGATTTCTTTTTCAAGCGTTTCCACTAGCTGGAGATAAAGAGGTTTTGTACTAGACATATCGGCCATGGCTTCTACTCCTTCATCGGTTATAACCACTTTAAGTATAGGCTATTTTTCCACTAAATGCAAGTTGGAAAATACCCCTCCTAATCTTTTTGACATCATCTTTCCGTTTTGATGAACTACTACA is a genomic window containing:
- a CDS encoding GntR family transcriptional regulator, whose translation is MADMSSTKPLYLQLVETLEKEIHDSMEANEKLLSERELTQVYGVSRITVRLALQELEKRGLVYKVHGKGTFVSELGHQSVDLSMTYSFTEQMRKVGRVPKTQILSFERIQATDYVAQRLQVAIGEPIFELERLRLADGIPMMLERTYVPAVIFDSLSQEKLQTRPLYEIFAEDYNQVIRLAEEEFYASIALENEANLLNIQNGDAVLHLIRKTYNDKNRIIEYTFSIARADQFRYKISHMRGE
- a CDS encoding GntR family transcriptional regulator, with product MKIPKYQQVQNDLRQQIISGKFENGDKFYTEAELTKLYNVSSITVIRAVNELVKDGYLVRQQGKGTFVSRSRKGKLVEFSDIEIFPLEKDSVEVLSCEKGNDPRILEKLELDKNSYYYKIIRVRSAGEAPYLYHQSYIPARYIKDPDAPLSHFQSLYQRFKLDFNLHMSEELYSETNEVVFPSPAKVAKHLNMTTPEPSILQIRTTKRTGTDEILEYIETYKHWKFFKFEIIANKH